TTACTCACTTATCCTTCCTAGATGCCTCCTTGACCTCTGTCACCACGCCCAAATTGATAATTGATCTGCTGTACCAGAGGACAACCATCTCCTGGGGTGCCTGCCTGACTCAGCTGTTTATGGAACATTTCCTGGCTGGATCAGAGGTCACCATCCTCAttgtcatggcctatgaccgctacgtggccatctgcaagcctctgCACTACACGACCATCATGCGACAGGGGCTCTGCCggctcctggtggtggtggtctgGACTGggaggatcctgcatgccactgtGCAGATTCTTTTCACCATGGACTTGATCTTCTGTGGTCCCAATGTCATTGACCACTTCATGTGTGATTTTTTCTCACTGTTGGAACTTGCGTGCAATAGTACCTATAGGCTTGGAATTGTGGTGGCAGCTAACACAGGGGGGATGTGCTTGCTTATTTTTTCCATGCTGCTCGTCTCCTACGCAGTCATCCTGAGCTCCCTGAAATCCCATGGCTCTGAAGGACGACGTAAAGCCCTCTCTACATGTGCTGCCCACTTCACAGTAGTGGTAATGTCTTTTGTCCCTTGTATATTCACCTACACGCGTCCTGTGGCTGTGTACCCTACAGACAAGTGGGTGACTGTGTTCTTTGCAATCCTCACTCCTATGTTTAATCCTATCATTTATACAGTGAGAAACATAGAGGTGAAAACTGCCATAAGGAATTTGTTGAAGAGGGGAGTAATTTAGACTTGTCACGATGCCAAGAAAGTgatgatttatatacatatgtagaaTTGTACCTGTTTTAAATTGTGAGAGTAAAAGTTTTGAGGATcattggcagaaaaaaaaaaaaaagcacagaaactATTTGTTGATTATTTAACATTGGCACATTTTAGGTATTTTGATAAGTTTTATTATACTTTCTAGAGTCTTCAATGTTCATGTTCATAGCTTCAGATTAGGCAAAGGAAAGATCTATAATCTAGTTTCATGATTTTTAGAGAATGTTTTACTCCAGAGTCGTCCATTTACTTTACTAAATTTTGTGTACATGTTACTTGGGAGAAACCAGTTTTTTTCATAGGACATTGACTCAGATCTTCTATTTTTCCATAGCCTGTGGTAAAGCAACTAAGGGATAGAAATTTTTTGCAGTAGATCTATTGGGACGGAGCAGTTGAGTGAAGGAATTGcagctgaatttcttttttcccccatatggATTTACCAAAAGTAAAAAGTGAGGCACCaagaaaatgaggaaggaaaaattCAAAATCTAATTGTTTCCTTGCCACTAAAAATAAGccagaaattttagaattattcatttgctctattttttttagaattttatttttagttgaagaatAATTAGtctataatattgtgatggtttttgccatacaacgaCATGAAtacctccctcctgaacccccctcccacctcagtccccatcccacccctctaggttggcacagagcactggctttgggttcacTGGGTCATACGGCAAACTCCCACTgtctatccattttacatatggtaatgtgtatgtttccgtgctactctctcaaaCCGTCCCGCCCTCTACTTTCCCCACTGCATCCACAAGTCTCTTGTTTatgtctgtctcctttgctgccttgcaaataggatcatcagtactatctttctagattccgtatatatctgttaatatactatatttgagtttctttttctgacttacttaactctgtgTAATAGGCACTATGTTTATCCACCTCGttgaaactgactcaaatgcatttctttttaaagctaaGTAATGTTCCGTTGTGTGTATGTACAACTTCctgatccattcatctatcagcgggcatctaggttgcttctgtgtgcTAGCTGTTATacacagtgcttcagtgaacactggagtacatgtgtctttttcccttatggttttctcagggtatatgcccggCAGTGGGATTCTtgtgtcatatggtagttttgttcctagtttttaaaggaatctccacactcttctccatagtggctgtattaacttgcattcccaccaacagtgtgtaagagggttcccttttctctacatattctccagcacttattgcttgtagactttttgatgatggccgtcTATGTTCTTAAATAGCATTAGTTGTCTGTGGCATGTGCA
This genomic stretch from Dama dama isolate Ldn47 unplaced genomic scaffold, ASM3311817v1 ptg000465l, whole genome shotgun sequence harbors:
- the LOC133053857 gene encoding olfactory receptor 4C3D-like, with protein sequence MDPMSPHNVTKFVLLGLTQNPHLQKILFIVFLFILLFTVLANLLIVITISLSPTLSAPMYFFLTHLSFLDASLTSVTTPKLIIDLLYQRTTISWGACLTQLFMEHFLAGSEVTILIVMAYDRYVAICKPLHYTTIMRQGLCRLLVVVVWTGRILHATVQILFTMDLIFCGPNVIDHFMCDFFSLLELACNSTYRLGIVVAANTGGMCLLIFSMLLVSYAVILSSLKSHGSEGRRKALSTCAAHFTVVVMSFVPCIFTYTRPVAVYPTDKWVTVFFAILTPMFNPIIYTVRNIEVKTAIRNLLKRGVI